One genomic segment of Acanthopagrus latus isolate v.2019 chromosome 14, fAcaLat1.1, whole genome shotgun sequence includes these proteins:
- the LOC119032104 gene encoding G-protein coupled receptor 4-like encodes MEDVMNTSLYGSFNNSSGTFSFCYFTVVDLTWCVLTYIIVSIGLPLTLLAIYSLYLLVRDDHVAPIYVINLLITDLIQLCCMIVFLRRDTHPLVSNIFNNIYVYIVGVSIGFMVCVALERYLVIVHPLWYRCRRTIKSSVVISVLVWVLPIFLIWFPSGIPYVLLLPFPFFIFFLVRTVKVLSASVSVPSDEKRRIVGTVVLVLLIYTLLFLPILISILAEGLQHLSILASLPVLLSPLADLLLYVFMKKGIIDKFLASVCCCRMDSNDIRRADSNDVSTIDNNDIHRMDSNDTSRIDSNDKCRMVSNDISRVDSNDISRIDSNDICRMDSNDVSRLECNDTSRPSV; translated from the exons ATGGAAGATGTCATGAACACCTCACTGTATGGAAGCTTTAATAACAGCAGCGGCACCTTCAGCTTCTGTTATTTCACAGTAGTTGATCTCACTTGGTGTGTACTGACATACATCATCGTTTCTATCGGACTTCCTCTCACCCTCTTGGCGATTTATTCTCTGTATTTACTG GTGCGAGACGATCATGTTGCTCCGATCTACGTCATCAACCTTCTCATCACAGACCTCATTCAGCTCTGCTGCATGATTGTGTTTCTGAGGCGAGATACACATCCGCTAGTATCCAACATCTTCAATAATATATATGTCTATATTGTGGGTGTCAGCATTGGCTTCATGGTCTGTGTCGCTCTTGAAAG GTATTTGGTCATCGTCCACCCACTGTGGTACCGCTGCAGACGTACCATCAAGAGCTCTGTGGTGATCAGTGTTCTCGTCTGGGTCCTTCCTATTTTCTTAATCTGGTTTCCAAGTGGTATACCTTACgtccttcttcttcccttcccATTCTTCATATTCTTCCTGGTCAGGACTGTTAAAGTTCTGTCTGCTTCCGTCTCTGTACCCTCTGATGAAAAACGACGAATTGTGGGAACTGTGGTTCTAGTGCTGCTTATTTACACTCTGTTGTTCCTGCCCATTCTCATTTCCATACTGGCAGAGGGACTTCAACATCTCTCCATCCTAGCCTCATTGCCTGTCCTGCTGAGTCCGCTTGCAGACTTATTACTATATGTTTTCATGAAGAAAGGGATCATAGACAAGTTTCTGgcctctgtgtgttgttgcagaatGGACAGCAATGATATCAGAAGAGCAGACAGTAATGATGTCAGCACAATAGACAACAACGATATACACAGGATGGACAGCAATGATACCAGCAGAATAGACAGCAATGATAAATGCAGGATGGTCAGCAATGACATCAGCAGAGTAGACAGCAATGACATCAGCAGAATAGACAGCAATGATATATGCAGGATGGACAGCAATGATGTCAGCAGATTGGAGTGCAACGATACCAGCCGTCCATCAGTGTGA